Proteins encoded together in one Peribacillus asahii window:
- a CDS encoding DNA topoisomerase III, which translates to MSKTVVLAEKPSVGRDIAKVLKCGKKGNGYFEGDKYIVTWALGHLVTHADPEAYDEKYKSWRLEDLPMLPSPLKLVVIKQTGKQYQAVKAQLNRKDVNEVVIATDAGREGELVARWILEKANVKKPIKRLWISSVTDKAIKEGFNKLKNGKEYENLYASAVARAEADWLVGMNATRALTTKHNAQLSCGRVQTPTLAMIAAREEDIKKFEPKPYYGITAMAEPKLKLVWQDAKTNDFRTFDREKASQLVARLQNEQAEVVEVKKTHKKNFAPQLYDLTELQREANKKFGYSAKETLSIMQRLYESHKVLTYPRTDSRFLSADIVDTLKERLQAVSIKPYAPVAAKILRQPIKVNKSFVDDSKVSDHHAIIPTEQTPLPGKLSDKESKIYDLVVKRFLAVLLPPFEYEQTTIRAKIADEVFVAKGKVVLKSGWKEVYDHQFDDEETKDDVAEQLLPALQQGAKLTITSVKQTEGATKPPEPFNEGTLLSAMENPARFMAGESKDLIKTLGETGGIGTVATRADIIEKLFKSFLIEKRGKGLHVTSKGKQLLELAPEELRSPALTAQWEQKLTAIAKGKLPKQAFISEMRTYAKEIVDEIKGSDKKFKHDNLTGSKCPECGKLLLEVNGKKGKMLVCQDRECGYRKGVSRVTNARCPQCHKKMEMRGQGEAQTFTCKCGFHEKLSSYQKRKGQNKNQKVSKREVANYMKKQNKEEPLNTAFADALAKLKFDE; encoded by the coding sequence TTGAGTAAAACCGTTGTTCTAGCCGAGAAACCGTCGGTCGGAAGAGATATAGCAAAAGTCTTGAAGTGTGGGAAAAAAGGAAATGGTTATTTTGAAGGAGACAAGTATATCGTTACATGGGCGCTAGGTCATTTAGTGACTCATGCGGATCCAGAAGCTTATGATGAGAAGTATAAATCATGGCGTTTAGAAGATTTACCGATGCTGCCATCTCCTTTAAAATTAGTCGTCATTAAGCAAACAGGTAAGCAATATCAAGCAGTTAAAGCACAATTGAATCGGAAAGATGTAAATGAGGTAGTTATCGCAACAGATGCAGGACGCGAAGGAGAACTTGTGGCACGCTGGATTTTGGAAAAAGCAAATGTCAAGAAGCCGATTAAGCGTCTATGGATTTCTTCTGTTACAGATAAGGCGATTAAAGAGGGATTTAACAAGCTAAAAAACGGTAAAGAATATGAGAATTTATATGCGTCTGCGGTTGCTCGTGCTGAAGCAGACTGGCTTGTTGGGATGAATGCTACACGTGCGTTAACGACAAAGCATAATGCTCAATTATCATGCGGCCGTGTACAAACGCCAACGCTTGCGATGATTGCTGCGCGAGAAGAGGACATTAAGAAGTTTGAGCCGAAGCCGTATTATGGAATTACAGCAATGGCAGAGCCTAAGCTAAAACTAGTTTGGCAAGACGCTAAAACGAATGATTTCCGTACATTTGACCGAGAAAAGGCGAGTCAACTTGTCGCTCGTTTGCAAAACGAACAGGCGGAAGTCGTTGAAGTGAAAAAAACGCATAAAAAGAACTTCGCCCCGCAGCTCTATGATTTAACAGAACTGCAAAGAGAAGCGAATAAGAAATTCGGTTACTCAGCAAAAGAAACCTTATCCATTATGCAGCGTTTATATGAAAGTCATAAAGTATTAACATATCCGCGAACTGATTCACGTTTCTTATCAGCTGATATTGTGGATACGTTAAAAGAAAGACTGCAAGCGGTGAGTATTAAGCCTTATGCTCCAGTTGCAGCAAAAATTTTGCGCCAGCCAATCAAAGTGAATAAATCATTTGTTGACGATAGTAAGGTTTCAGATCATCATGCGATTATTCCAACAGAGCAGACACCGCTTCCGGGAAAATTAAGTGATAAAGAATCAAAAATTTATGATCTTGTGGTGAAACGATTTTTAGCTGTTCTTCTTCCTCCTTTTGAATATGAGCAAACGACAATTAGAGCAAAAATAGCGGATGAAGTCTTTGTCGCAAAAGGAAAAGTTGTGTTGAAATCTGGTTGGAAAGAAGTATATGATCATCAATTTGATGATGAAGAAACGAAGGATGATGTAGCTGAACAGTTGCTGCCTGCTCTGCAGCAAGGGGCTAAGCTAACGATTACTTCTGTGAAACAAACAGAAGGTGCAACGAAACCGCCAGAACCATTTAATGAAGGAACATTGCTATCGGCGATGGAAAATCCAGCACGTTTCATGGCAGGTGAAAGTAAGGATTTAATTAAAACACTTGGTGAAACAGGCGGGATTGGAACGGTTGCTACGCGTGCAGATATTATCGAAAAGTTATTTAAAAGCTTCTTAATCGAAAAAAGAGGAAAAGGTCTTCATGTGACATCAAAAGGGAAGCAGTTGCTCGAATTAGCACCTGAGGAATTACGTTCGCCGGCACTTACTGCTCAATGGGAACAAAAATTGACGGCAATCGCCAAAGGAAAGCTGCCAAAACAGGCGTTTATTAGCGAAATGAGAACATATGCGAAAGAAATTGTGGATGAGATTAAAGGAAGCGACAAAAAATTCAAGCATGATAATTTAACCGGCAGCAAATGTCCAGAGTGTGGAAAGCTGTTACTTGAGGTCAACGGAAAGAAAGGGAAAATGCTTGTCTGTCAAGACCGCGAGTGTGGATATCGCAAAGGCGTTTCACGTGTAACCAACGCACGCTGCCCACAATGTCATAAAAAAATGGAAATGCGCGGGCAAGGTGAAGCCCAGACGTTCACTTGTAAATGCGGCTTTCATGAGAAGTTATCGTCCTATCAAAAACGAAAAGGACAAAATAAAAATCAAAAAGTATCTAAGCGTGAAGTGGCTAATTATATGAAGAAACAAAATAAAGAGGAACCACTGAACACAGCCTTCGCAGATGCATTAGCAAAGTTAAAATTCGACGAATAG
- a CDS encoding Crp/Fnr family transcriptional regulator, which translates to MQANMNRSGLLSQELFQLLEEIGTIKKIEKNTYLFQEGMEANELYLIKSGMIHLHHLTMEGRELTLRICKKNDLIGELILFANHAKYILSAKVIADGEVLMIHKDQLERKLSLDGKLTFEFMKWYSDHVRNIQSKQKDLLLNGRKGALYSTLIRLTNSYGVEHRNGLLIDMLLTNQNLADFCACTRESMNRMLSELRRQGILSYDHSGKIIIHDIDFLRQRNGCDSCPIEKCSIN; encoded by the coding sequence ATGCAGGCTAATATGAATAGAAGCGGCCTCCTTTCACAAGAACTATTTCAATTATTAGAAGAAATCGGCACAATCAAAAAAATTGAAAAAAATACATATTTGTTTCAAGAAGGGATGGAGGCGAATGAATTGTATCTGATTAAATCCGGTATGATTCATTTGCATCATCTAACAATGGAAGGAAGAGAATTGACACTACGAATATGTAAGAAGAATGACCTGATAGGAGAACTCATTTTATTCGCAAATCATGCAAAGTATATATTAAGCGCCAAAGTAATCGCGGATGGCGAGGTACTGATGATTCATAAAGATCAGCTTGAAAGAAAATTGAGTTTGGATGGGAAGTTAACATTTGAATTTATGAAATGGTATAGTGACCATGTAAGAAACATTCAATCGAAGCAAAAGGATCTTTTGTTAAACGGCAGAAAGGGTGCCCTTTATTCGACATTAATTCGTTTGACAAATAGTTACGGAGTGGAGCATCGTAATGGTCTATTAATTGATATGTTGTTAACGAACCAAAATTTGGCTGACTTTTGTGCATGTACTCGCGAAAGTATGAATCGGATGTTAAGTGAATTAAGAAGGCAAGGGATTCTTTCCTATGATCATTCTGGGAAAATTATTATCCATGATATTGACTTTTTACGCCAAAGAAATGGATGTGACAGTTGTCCGATTGAAAAATGTAGTATCAATTGA
- a CDS encoding DUF6306 domain-containing protein produces the protein MNKKQALLDLLNALLEAERAGVQTANYLLEKHQSEELDAQYKQVKKDEAWSCAGLHQAILREGGTPSKQTGAFADKVIALDTLQEKLTLLNKGQAWVARKIDEALAYDIHPDTELFLQEMKEKHHTNINELDNYLTGK, from the coding sequence ATGAACAAAAAGCAAGCATTACTTGATCTTTTAAATGCATTACTCGAGGCTGAACGAGCAGGTGTACAGACAGCCAATTACCTTCTAGAAAAACACCAATCAGAAGAGCTGGACGCTCAATATAAACAAGTAAAAAAAGATGAAGCTTGGAGTTGTGCTGGTCTCCACCAAGCAATCTTACGCGAAGGCGGTACTCCGAGCAAACAAACAGGCGCATTTGCTGATAAAGTGATTGCTCTTGATACTCTACAAGAAAAACTAACTCTCCTCAACAAAGGTCAAGCATGGGTCGCACGCAAAATTGACGAAGCCCTTGCTTATGATATCCACCCTGATACGGAACTATTTTTACAGGAAATGAAGGAGAAGCACCACACAAATATTAATGAATTAGATAACTATTTAACAGGAAAATGA
- a CDS encoding bile acid:sodium symporter family protein has translation MRRFLHFIIVTLLPLWIVCSSVSAYFFPDTFIPIREWPSFALAFILFTMGLTLSIDSLKKVIAKPKNAFLGVLGKWTITLGISFLLATLFFANHPELKAGVLLAGAVPSGTTANLYTFMAGGTLALSIMMSAVDTLIGPFLTPLLMKVTINSTIPIDALSMFKQMVLVVLVPIALGLFIQYKWEHYTVKVKPILPYLSSIAIIIINLAIVSSAQGILEKNISLLPLIFFCVFLQIMIPMILGYIYGIFFNMPKPDRISMFYEFGICNTALASILAMHHISPIAAVPAVANMITNTFLGALIAIAWKPLSEKWESYQIRKRAILKNRNEQKEKRID, from the coding sequence ATGAGACGCTTTTTACATTTTATAATTGTCACACTTCTACCATTATGGATTGTTTGTAGTTCTGTTTCGGCCTACTTCTTTCCTGATACTTTTATTCCTATTCGAGAATGGCCTTCTTTTGCCTTGGCTTTTATTTTGTTCACAATGGGGCTAACGCTGTCCATTGATAGCTTAAAAAAAGTAATAGCTAAACCCAAAAATGCATTTCTCGGTGTATTGGGGAAATGGACCATTACGCTCGGGATTTCTTTTCTGTTAGCTACATTGTTCTTTGCCAATCATCCCGAACTAAAAGCGGGCGTGCTGCTTGCAGGAGCGGTTCCGAGCGGGACAACTGCTAATTTATACACATTTATGGCAGGCGGAACATTAGCGCTTAGCATTATGATGTCGGCGGTCGATACGTTAATTGGACCGTTTTTAACACCCTTGCTTATGAAAGTTACTATCAATAGTACGATTCCGATTGATGCGTTATCAATGTTTAAACAAATGGTGCTTGTTGTATTGGTCCCTATCGCACTTGGATTATTCATTCAATACAAATGGGAGCACTATACCGTAAAAGTGAAACCGATTTTACCGTATCTCTCATCTATTGCGATTATTATTATTAATTTAGCGATTGTATCGAGTGCACAAGGTATCTTAGAGAAAAATATTAGTCTACTTCCGCTTATCTTTTTCTGTGTATTTTTGCAAATTATGATCCCAATGATTCTTGGGTATATATACGGAATCTTTTTCAATATGCCAAAACCGGACCGAATTTCGATGTTTTACGAGTTTGGAATCTGTAATACAGCGCTTGCCTCCATCCTTGCTATGCACCATATCAGTCCGATTGCTGCTGTACCAGCTGTTGCAAATATGATTACAAATACATTTTTAGGAGCTCTTATTGCGATTGCGTGGAAGCCATTATCAGAGAAGTGGGAAAGCTACCAAATCAGGAAAAGAGCCATTTTAAAAAATCGAAATGAACAAAAGGAAAAAAGAATAGACTAA
- a CDS encoding TetR/AcrR family transcriptional regulator, whose translation MSKENLLDAIIAQTKLSKKQTTKQRKIVETAVKLFAEKGYANTSTSEIAKSAQVAEGTIFRHYGTKDNLLLSVILPFIKDALPTMAEAAFSEIMIKNAACFEDFLKALIKNRLLFIKENKEIFQVVVKELLYNDELRKELQPYFFENIMQHISKVITMFKERGELIDIPSDTLLKMIFNVVGSYFVSRFVLQFAYSDMDEEAEVENLVRFIMDGIRKPSQGM comes from the coding sequence TTGTCTAAAGAAAATCTATTAGATGCAATCATTGCCCAAACGAAATTGTCAAAGAAGCAAACTACTAAACAACGAAAAATCGTTGAAACCGCTGTTAAATTATTTGCTGAAAAAGGGTATGCCAATACGTCAACGAGCGAAATAGCAAAATCCGCTCAAGTAGCTGAGGGTACGATTTTCCGCCATTATGGAACGAAGGATAATTTATTGCTTTCGGTTATTCTCCCGTTTATCAAAGATGCACTGCCTACTATGGCAGAAGCGGCTTTTAGCGAGATTATGATCAAAAATGCAGCTTGCTTTGAAGACTTTTTAAAAGCTTTGATCAAAAATCGACTCCTTTTTATTAAAGAAAATAAAGAAATATTTCAAGTGGTAGTTAAAGAGTTACTATATAATGATGAATTGAGAAAAGAGTTACAACCTTACTTTTTCGAAAATATTATGCAGCACATCAGCAAAGTTATTACGATGTTTAAAGAACGTGGTGAGCTCATTGACATACCAAGTGATACACTCTTAAAAATGATATTCAATGTTGTCGGCAGTTACTTCGTATCACGTTTTGTATTACAGTTTGCTTATTCGGATATGGATGAAGAAGCAGAGGTCGAAAATCTAGTTCGATTTATTATGGATGGAATAAGAAAACCAAGCCAGGGGATGTAA
- a CDS encoding ABC transporter permease, with product MRIAALVKRICQQMLRDKRTLALLFVAPLIILTLMYFLFNGNTVDPKLAVVNVDHSLANVLEEADINVKQYEKADEETIVEDELDGLLKMKSGKLELTLLNREPTTSKALQLKVNQAVSLYTQSKRMDQHASSVKLPQNSIDTQYVYGNSETEFFDVLSPVLVGFFVFFFVFLISGIGLLKERTTGTLERLMSTPIRRWEIVAAYLIGFGIFAVIQTVIVVLFSIHVLDVVMVGSVWNVILINLLLALVALSLGTLLSTFAASEFQMVQFIPVVVIPQIFFAGILPLDGMADWLQAVGKVMPIYYAAGALKGVMYQGLSLSEISGNIFALVVFAVIFIILNIFALKKYRRL from the coding sequence ATGAGAATAGCGGCGTTAGTCAAAAGAATTTGTCAACAAATGCTCCGAGACAAACGAACCTTAGCTTTGTTATTTGTTGCGCCATTAATCATTCTAACGCTTATGTATTTCTTATTTAATGGCAATACGGTTGACCCTAAATTAGCGGTAGTAAATGTAGATCATAGTCTTGCAAATGTATTAGAAGAAGCAGATATCAACGTGAAACAGTATGAGAAAGCTGATGAGGAAACAATTGTGGAAGACGAACTGGATGGTTTGCTGAAAATGAAAAGTGGAAAACTAGAATTAACATTACTGAATCGTGAGCCAACAACATCTAAAGCTTTACAACTGAAGGTGAACCAAGCCGTATCCCTATATACACAATCAAAACGGATGGATCAGCATGCTTCATCCGTTAAGTTGCCGCAAAACAGTATCGATACCCAGTATGTTTACGGGAACAGTGAAACTGAATTTTTTGATGTATTAAGTCCTGTTTTAGTTGGTTTCTTTGTATTCTTTTTTGTTTTTCTGATTTCCGGGATTGGATTATTAAAAGAGCGAACAACTGGTACATTGGAACGGCTGATGTCAACACCTATTCGAAGATGGGAAATCGTAGCGGCATACTTGATCGGTTTTGGGATATTTGCGGTTATTCAAACCGTTATTGTCGTGCTATTTTCTATTCATGTATTAGATGTGGTTATGGTAGGGTCTGTTTGGAATGTCATCCTTATTAATTTATTGCTGGCACTAGTCGCTCTTTCTTTAGGAACATTGTTATCTACCTTTGCTGCGTCTGAATTTCAAATGGTACAGTTTATTCCTGTTGTTGTGATTCCACAAATCTTTTTTGCTGGTATTCTTCCGCTTGATGGCATGGCGGATTGGCTGCAAGCAGTAGGCAAAGTTATGCCTATCTACTATGCGGCAGGTGCTTTGAAGGGCGTTATGTATCAAGGACTAAGTTTAAGTGAAATTAGCGGGAATATATTTGCTCTAGTTGTCTTTGCTGTCATCTTTATTATTCTCAATATATTCGCATTGAAAAAGTATCGTAGGTTATAA
- a CDS encoding ABC transporter ATP-binding protein, giving the protein MSISIAIEQVSKRFGKKVVLHEIDLQIEEGRIYGFIGPSGAGKTTLVKMIVGMDMPDSGTIHVLNEKVPNLALLQEIGYMAQADALYAELTGKENLTFFASLYKLNKTEMKNRIAYAAELVNLTNELNKKVSAYSGGMKRRLSLAIALIQNPKILILDEPTVGIDPELRLSIWNELLRLKDEEGKTIIVTTHVMDEAEKCDFVAMVRDGVILTRGTPQELKTYYGAGNLDEVFLQAGRSHS; this is encoded by the coding sequence ATGAGTATCAGCATTGCAATCGAACAAGTTAGTAAACGTTTCGGTAAAAAAGTGGTCTTACATGAGATTGATCTACAGATTGAGGAAGGTCGAATTTATGGATTTATTGGTCCCTCAGGTGCAGGGAAGACAACGTTAGTAAAAATGATTGTTGGTATGGATATGCCTGATTCTGGAACTATTCATGTATTAAATGAAAAAGTGCCTAATCTGGCACTGCTGCAAGAGATTGGCTATATGGCTCAAGCTGATGCCTTATATGCAGAGTTAACAGGGAAGGAAAACCTTACATTCTTTGCTTCTCTGTACAAATTGAATAAGACAGAAATGAAGAATCGAATCGCCTACGCAGCAGAATTAGTGAACTTAACAAATGAATTAAATAAAAAAGTATCTGCTTACTCAGGAGGAATGAAGCGTCGGCTATCTCTTGCCATCGCTTTGATTCAAAATCCAAAAATTCTTATCTTAGATGAACCAACGGTAGGAATTGACCCGGAATTAAGATTAAGCATTTGGAATGAATTATTACGTTTGAAGGATGAAGAAGGGAAAACTATTATCGTGACTACACATGTTATGGATGAAGCAGAAAAATGTGATTTTGTCGCGATGGTAAGAGATGGTGTCATTTTAACAAGAGGTACACCGCAAGAATTAAAGACGTATTACGGAGCAGGCAATTTAGATGAGGTATTCTTACAAGCGGGGAGGAGCCATTCATGA
- a CDS encoding universal stress protein, translating into MYKKILLAADGSENSLRAAEEAVKIASLDKQCVIEIVYIVNFTKSRSEVLHAQGKEELELSRRKKLESVEKLLKSHEQSYRINIMHGEPGPTIVEYTNKEQFDLVVIGSRGLNSLQEMVLGSVSHKVVKRANCPVLIVK; encoded by the coding sequence ATGTATAAAAAGATTTTGTTGGCTGCGGATGGGTCGGAAAATTCATTGAGAGCAGCTGAAGAAGCTGTAAAGATAGCTTCTTTAGATAAACAATGTGTGATTGAAATTGTATATATAGTGAATTTTACAAAATCTAGAAGTGAGGTTCTTCACGCTCAAGGAAAAGAAGAATTAGAATTATCGCGTCGAAAAAAACTTGAATCAGTGGAAAAACTGTTAAAGTCCCATGAACAATCTTACCGAATTAATATTATGCATGGAGAGCCTGGTCCAACGATTGTTGAGTATACAAATAAAGAACAATTTGACTTAGTTGTCATTGGAAGCCGCGGACTTAATTCTTTACAAGAAATGGTGCTAGGAAGCGTGAGCCATAAAGTTGTAAAAAGAGCCAATTGTCCAGTTCTTATCGTAAAGTAA
- a CDS encoding SulP family inorganic anion transporter, which translates to MTEKLKKEWFSNIRGDVLSGIVVALALIPEAIAFSIIAGVDPMVGLYASFTMAVIIAFAGGRPGMISAATGAMALLMLPLVKEHGLNYLFAATLLTGIIQIIFGVCKIAKLMKFIPRAVMIGFVNALAILIFMAQVPHFIGVSTMTYVFVAITLVIVYVVPKFIKSIPAPLIAIILLTIIAIYSDVELRTVGDLGTITQSLPTFFIPDVPLTFETLSIIFPYSIALAIVGLLESLLTASIVDDMTGTESDKNREARGQGIANIVTGFFGGMAGCAMIGQSVINVKSGGRSRLSTFIAGIFLMFLIIVLGDLVVQIPMPVLVGIMIMVCIGTFDWSSFSYLRKAPKSDAVVMLATVSIVVATHDLSKGVIAGVILSTIFFAAKISKIKVTKRNVNQNLVFDVEGQLFFASVEGFVDSFDFAVKQSSIIIDFSNSHIWDDSAVGAIDKVVMKYQESGNAVTIKGLNATSQKLVDKLSIYDDSHAKLGTH; encoded by the coding sequence ATGACAGAAAAGTTGAAAAAAGAATGGTTTTCAAATATTAGAGGAGATGTGCTTTCTGGGATTGTTGTGGCATTAGCATTAATTCCGGAAGCTATTGCTTTCTCCATTATCGCAGGAGTAGACCCCATGGTTGGGCTGTATGCCTCTTTTACTATGGCAGTTATTATTGCATTTGCTGGCGGAAGGCCGGGAATGATTTCAGCTGCAACCGGAGCTATGGCATTATTAATGCTTCCTTTAGTAAAGGAACATGGATTGAACTATTTGTTCGCAGCAACCCTTTTAACAGGAATTATTCAAATTATTTTTGGCGTATGTAAAATAGCTAAATTGATGAAATTTATTCCGAGAGCGGTCATGATTGGTTTTGTTAATGCCTTAGCTATTTTAATTTTCATGGCACAGGTGCCTCATTTTATTGGAGTTTCTACTATGACATATGTTTTTGTCGCCATTACATTAGTGATTGTATATGTAGTGCCTAAATTTATTAAGTCCATTCCGGCTCCGTTAATAGCGATTATTTTATTAACCATTATTGCGATTTATTCAGATGTGGAGCTGCGCACGGTTGGCGATTTAGGTACGATAACACAATCATTACCGACGTTTTTTATACCAGATGTACCGTTAACATTTGAAACGTTGAGCATTATTTTTCCGTATTCTATTGCTTTAGCTATTGTAGGTTTATTAGAGTCTTTACTGACGGCCTCAATCGTTGATGATATGACGGGGACGGAAAGTGACAAAAATAGAGAAGCTAGAGGACAAGGTATTGCGAACATCGTAACTGGTTTCTTTGGAGGAATGGCAGGTTGTGCGATGATTGGACAGTCTGTCATCAATGTAAAATCAGGTGGACGCAGCCGTTTATCTACTTTTATTGCAGGTATATTTTTAATGTTTTTAATTATTGTATTAGGCGATTTAGTCGTGCAGATTCCAATGCCTGTTCTAGTTGGAATTATGATTATGGTCTGCATTGGAACATTCGATTGGTCTTCTTTCTCTTATTTAAGAAAAGCACCAAAAAGTGATGCAGTAGTCATGCTAGCTACGGTATCTATCGTAGTAGCCACGCATGATTTATCAAAAGGTGTCATTGCAGGTGTTATTTTGAGCACTATTTTCTTTGCAGCTAAAATTTCTAAGATTAAAGTAACGAAACGTAACGTAAATCAAAACTTAGTATTTGATGTCGAAGGTCAATTATTCTTTGCTTCTGTTGAAGGCTTTGTAGATTCGTTTGACTTTGCCGTTAAACAGTCCAGTATTATTATTGATTTCTCAAACTCTCATATATGGGATGACTCGGCAGTAGGAGCTATTGATAAAGTCGTGATGAAATATCAAGAAAGCGGCAATGCAGTAACGATTAAGGGCCTAAATGCGACTAGTCAAAAGCTTGTAGATAAACTATCTATATATGATGATTCCCATGCAAAATTAGGTACACATTAA
- a CDS encoding recombinase family protein: MLIGYMRPSQEDPNCEMQHSYLTEINCQTIISEEHSSAKKRVQLHHMLNHLNQGDKIVITKLFTIADSTRHLVEVLDVIAAKGAHLHSISEGIDTSRTSGYSFNEIAKHLLEFQSDVISERTKQGIDRAKQKGATPGRPRKPDENVTRAIIMYQSKKYSLAEIKAETGISKSTLYRYLEN, encoded by the coding sequence ATGTTAATCGGGTATATGAGGCCTTCCCAAGAAGATCCAAACTGTGAAATGCAACATAGCTATTTAACAGAGATCAATTGTCAAACTATCATTTCAGAAGAGCATTCCTCAGCTAAAAAAAGAGTGCAATTACATCATATGCTAAATCATCTCAATCAAGGTGACAAAATAGTCATTACCAAGCTTTTCACTATTGCTGATTCCACACGTCATTTAGTGGAAGTATTAGATGTAATCGCTGCTAAAGGAGCTCACCTTCACTCTATTTCAGAAGGAATCGATACAAGCAGAACTTCAGGATACAGTTTTAATGAAATCGCGAAGCACCTGTTAGAATTTCAAAGTGACGTAATCAGTGAAAGAACTAAACAAGGCATAGATAGGGCCAAGCAAAAAGGAGCTACCCCGGGCAGACCAAGAAAGCCTGACGAAAATGTAACACGTGCTATTATTATGTATCAAAGTAAAAAATATAGTCTGGCTGAGATTAAAGCTGAAACAGGGATTAGCAAGTCGACTCTGTATCGTTATTTAGAAAATTGA
- a CDS encoding PH domain-containing protein: MFKKIAADALGLSDIGKIISPADYDKTDADDYVMHEDNEKIYFLIKTKADEYCFTNLALIHVDGASAVSSKRTLKRYPYSQYAISNVLLETAGKIDMDVEIKFTIGNVQFDIDVRKDQIEQLKDLYKSLLRIAEITYENKIYLEMGSRSLDKAVSILQNSRTDDNKLADTYKELTDFGFTWLTSVHDQYHLKDFGDVFEKYINN, from the coding sequence ATGTTTAAAAAAATTGCTGCGGATGCGTTAGGTCTATCTGATATTGGTAAAATTATTTCCCCTGCTGATTATGATAAAACAGATGCTGATGATTATGTCATGCATGAAGATAACGAAAAAATCTACTTTTTAATTAAGACAAAAGCAGATGAATATTGCTTTACAAACTTAGCGCTTATTCATGTGGATGGAGCAAGTGCGGTTTCTTCAAAAAGAACATTGAAGCGCTACCCATATTCACAATATGCCATTTCTAATGTGCTTCTTGAAACGGCCGGAAAAATTGATATGGATGTAGAGATTAAATTTACGATTGGCAATGTTCAATTTGATATCGATGTACGCAAAGATCAAATTGAACAGCTGAAGGATTTATATAAATCGCTGCTGCGTATTGCTGAAATCACTTATGAGAATAAGATTTACTTAGAAATGGGTTCACGAAGCTTAGATAAAGCGGTGAGTATTCTCCAAAACTCAAGAACAGATGATAACAAACTAGCTGATACGTACAAAGAGTTAACCGATTTTGGTTTTACTTGGCTGACATCGGTTCATGATCAGTATCATTTGAAGGATTTTGGAGATGTGTTTGAGAAGTATATTAATAACTAA